In Sardina pilchardus chromosome 8, fSarPil1.1, whole genome shotgun sequence, a genomic segment contains:
- the npffr1l2 gene encoding neuropeptide FF receptor 1 like 2, with protein sequence MVGNGLVCSIVLKNRRMRTVTNLFILNLAVSDLLVGIFCIPTTLVDNLITGWPFSNTVCKMSGLVQGMSVSASVFTLVAIAVDRFRCIVYPFQPKLTLLVAKATIGMIWVLAIMIISPSAVMLTVERMDNHYMVHNEDYNHTYPMYRCFENWPDPEMHKIYTMVLFAHIYLVPLSLITLMYGRIGVKLYTTTVVSAGEPNEAPSQPIAQPHEATRPLVSNKKIKVIKMLSMVALLFMLSWLPLWTLLLLADYGDLRKDQLELLTSYFFPYAHWLAFSNSSVNPIIYGYYNENFKRGFQAICQTYSCCYTIQVGLRPRESSEGVQANRVYGLRNITTNTNFGARNRVHTDKDLQELGHLELEPRRKPWRHADNGESETVPGDSSGACDINNKKGPQSLENVEMISPNSARVSQAWDH encoded by the exons ATGGTCGGGAACGGTCTGGTGTGCTCGATAGTGTTGAAGAACCGTCGCATGAGAACCGTTACAAACCTGTTCATCCTCAACCTGGCGGTCAGTGATCTGCTCGTGGGAATCTTTTGCATACCCACCACCCTTGTGGACAACCTCATCACAG gTTGGCCGTTTTCCAACACAGTGTGCAAGATGAGCGGCCTGGTGCAAGGCATGTCAGTATCAGCATCAGTGTTTACCCTTGTGGCCATCGCTGTTGACAG GTTCCGTTGTATTGTCTATCCTTTCCAGCCTAAACTAACTCTCCTTGTTGCCAAGGCAACCATAGGGATGATATGGGTCTTGGCCATAATGATAATCAGTCCGTCTGCAGTGATGCTGACCGTGGAAAGAATGGACAACCACTACATGGTCCACAATGAAGACTACAACCACACGTACCCTATGTACAGGTGTTTCGAGAACTGGCCCGACCCGGAAATGCACAAAATCTACACCATGGTGCTGTTTGCTCACATTTACCTGGTGCCCCTCAGTCTGATCACCCTGATGTACGGCCGCATCGGCGTGAAGCTGTACACCACCACTGTAGTGTCGGCTGGGGAGCCCAACGAAGCGCCGTCCCAACCCATAGCACAGCCTCACGAGGCCACCCGACCGCTGGTGTCCAACAAGAAGATCAAAGTCATCAAGATGCTGAGCATGGTAGCCCTGCTCTTCATGCTGTCGTGGCTCCCTCTGTGGACCCTACTGCTTTTGGCTGACTATGGTGACCTGCGCAAGGACCAGCTGGAGCTCCTGACGAGCTACTTCTTCCCATACGCCCACTGGCTAGCCTTCTCCAACTCGAGCGTCAACCCCATCATCTACGGCTACTACAATGAGAACTTCAAGAGAGGCTTCCAGGCCATCTGCCAGACCTACTCCTGCTGCTACACCATACAGGTTGGGCTAAGGCCCCGAGAGAGCAGCGAAGGGGTTCAAGCCAATAGGGTATATGGCCTGAGGAACATTACAACCAACACTAACTTTGGGGCGAGAAACCGAGTCCACACAGACAAGGACCTGCAGGAGTTGGGGCACCTTGAGCTCGAGCCAAGAAGGAAGCCCTGGAGACACGCTGACAACGGTGAGTCGGAGACAGTGCCAGGGGACAGCTCAGGAGCCTGTGACATTAACAACAAAAAGGGTCCCCAGTCCCTTGAGAATGTGGAGATGATCAGCCCAAACAGTGCCAGAGTAAGTCAGGCCTGGGATCATTGA